A stretch of Clostridium sp. BJN0001 DNA encodes these proteins:
- a CDS encoding amino acid ABC transporter substrate-binding protein, whose protein sequence is MKRKRLLKQVLALLTTTVMAFAVVGCQIGNDTSSSSDDKKSDQLIVGLDNTFVPMGFVDDNGDLTGFDVELATEVCKKIGKDVKFQPIDWSMKESELNGDNIDLIWNGYSVTDDRKEKVEFSNVYLKNSQIIITLANSPLNSKADLKGKKVGAQNQSSSVDAVTENGDGIEKTFDGGKLVTYETNNDALMDLEAGRVDAIVADEILARYYMKERGEDKYKILSDNFGDEDYAIGIKKGNTELVNEINKGLKECTEDGTAAEISKKWFGKDIVVK, encoded by the coding sequence ATGAAAAGAAAAAGATTATTAAAACAAGTTTTAGCACTTTTAACTACAACTGTAATGGCATTTGCAGTTGTTGGATGTCAGATTGGGAATGATACATCATCTTCTTCAGATGATAAAAAATCTGATCAGCTTATTGTAGGACTTGATAATACATTTGTTCCTATGGGGTTTGTAGATGATAATGGAGATCTTACAGGATTTGATGTAGAACTTGCTACAGAGGTTTGTAAAAAAATAGGAAAAGATGTTAAGTTTCAGCCGATTGATTGGAGTATGAAAGAATCAGAACTTAATGGGGACAATATAGATCTTATATGGAATGGATATTCTGTTACTGATGATAGAAAAGAAAAAGTTGAATTCTCTAATGTTTATTTGAAAAATAGCCAGATAATTATTACACTTGCAAATTCGCCTCTTAATTCTAAAGCAGATTTAAAAGGCAAAAAAGTTGGTGCACAAAATCAGTCAAGTTCTGTAGATGCAGTTACAGAGAATGGTGATGGAATAGAAAAGACATTTGATGGTGGAAAATTAGTTACTTATGAAACAAATAATGATGCACTTATGGATCTTGAAGCAGGAAGAGTTGATGCAATAGTAGCTGATGAAATTCTTGCAAGATATTATATGAAAGAAAGAGGAGAAGACAAGTATAAAATTTTAAGTGATAATTTTGGTGATGAAGATTATGCTATAGGAATTAAAAAAGGAAATACAGAGTTAGTTAACGAGATTAATAAAGGACTTAAAGAGTGTACAGAAGATGGTACAGCAGCTGAAATATCAAAAAAATGGTTTGGAAAAGATATTGTAGTTAAATAA
- a CDS encoding amino acid ABC transporter permease: MEYVIKIMPQLLTGLQTTLLFFIIVLVISAPIGVVVALCRKSKCYLLKKVFDIYVLIMRGTPLLLQVVIMFFGLPIIGIKFDRFTAGVIAFTLNYAAYFGEIFRSGINSIDQGQYEASEVLGFSSRHTFFRVILPQAIKRVIPPVANEITVLVKDTSLIYVLGMDELLKVAKIASNRDVTLFPLILCAFIYLIVIGVVSKAMQKVEKKYEYYS, from the coding sequence ATGGAATATGTTATAAAAATAATGCCACAACTTTTAACTGGACTTCAAACAACACTATTATTTTTTATAATAGTACTTGTAATTTCAGCTCCTATTGGAGTAGTTGTAGCATTATGCAGAAAATCAAAATGTTATCTTTTAAAAAAAGTATTTGATATATACGTGCTTATAATGCGAGGAACTCCGTTGTTACTTCAAGTAGTCATAATGTTTTTTGGTCTTCCTATAATAGGAATAAAGTTTGATAGATTTACAGCAGGGGTAATAGCATTTACACTTAATTATGCTGCATATTTTGGAGAAATATTTAGATCAGGAATAAATTCTATAGATCAGGGACAATATGAAGCTTCAGAAGTACTTGGCTTTTCTTCAAGACATACTTTTTTTAGAGTAATTCTTCCTCAAGCTATAAAAAGAGTAATACCTCCTGTTGCTAATGAGATAACAGTATTAGTAAAAGATACTTCATTAATTTATGTTTTAGGTATGGATGAATTATTAAAAGTTGCTAAAATTGCTTCTAACAGAGATGTTACATTATTTCCATTAATTTTATGTGCATTTATTTATTTAATAGTTATTGGAGTTGTAAGTAAAGCAATGCAAAAAGTAGAAAAAAAATATGAATACTATAGTTAA
- a CDS encoding amino acid ABC transporter ATP-binding protein, producing MLKAINIKKKFGDVEVLKGTNLNINDGEIVVIVGKSGGGKTTFLRCVNALEHCDEGYIEINGKVLCNRGIYVEKKILSDIRKSIGFVFQNFNLFPHMSILENLIEAPQKVLKMSKKDSILKAREILGFLGLEDKENNYPCELSGGQKQRVAIGRALILEPKIMCFDEPTSALDPKLTDEVAELIRSLSRKKNMSMMIITHDMDFAKKTADKIFSMKEGVLEEGLIF from the coding sequence ATGCTTAAAGCAATAAATATAAAGAAAAAATTTGGAGATGTTGAGGTCTTAAAAGGTACTAACCTTAATATTAATGACGGGGAGATTGTTGTTATTGTAGGTAAATCTGGAGGAGGAAAAACAACTTTCTTAAGATGTGTAAATGCTCTAGAGCATTGTGATGAAGGGTATATTGAAATAAATGGGAAGGTTTTATGTAATAGAGGAATATATGTAGAGAAAAAAATACTTTCAGATATAAGAAAGAGCATAGGATTTGTATTTCAGAATTTTAATCTATTTCCACATATGAGCATACTTGAGAATCTTATTGAAGCTCCACAGAAAGTACTTAAGATGTCTAAAAAAGATTCGATTTTAAAAGCAAGGGAAATACTTGGTTTTTTAGGACTTGAGGATAAAGAAAATAATTATCCATGTGAACTATCAGGAGGTCAGAAACAGAGAGTTGCAATAGGAAGAGCACTTATTCTTGAGCCTAAGATAATGTGTTTTGACGAACCTACATCTGCACTAGATCCAAAGCTTACGGATGAAGTAGCTGAGCTTATTAGAAGTTTAAGTAGAAAAAAGAATATGAGCATGATGATAATAACTCATGATATGGATTTTGCAAAAAAAACGGCTGATAAAATTTTTTCTATGAAAGAAGGAGTTTTAGAAGAAGGACTTATTTTTTAA
- the hutI gene encoding imidazolonepropionase, which translates to MRKLLIKNAAQIVTPIGHNAKKGHDMDKLKIINNGAVYIEDSIIKKVGTTEKIENYLLKNIDQNSYEVIDAKGKCILPGFVDSHTHFIFAGYREDEFIKRLEGKEYLEILKCGGGIQSTVKDTRKISFDELYNLGKERLKSMISQGITTVEGKSGYGLDLKNEIKQLKVMKKLDEDMPIDIISTYLGAHAVPEEFKDNESGYIDYIINEVLDKVRKENIAKFCDVFCEKGVFSYKESKRLLEEASKRGFDLKIHADEIENIKGAELATEEKCVSADHLLMISDEEILMMSKSNTVATLLPCTAFCLNKPFAPARKIIDNNCAVALASDFNPGSCFSNSIPLIFALAVIHMKMTIEEAIMALTLNGAAALNMADTIGSIEEGKKADLTIIKYPNYKFLVYNTGVNIIEKVLKDGRVIYEI; encoded by the coding sequence ATGAGAAAATTATTAATAAAGAATGCCGCACAGATTGTTACACCTATTGGACATAATGCAAAAAAAGGCCATGATATGGATAAACTTAAAATAATAAATAATGGGGCAGTCTATATTGAGGATTCGATAATCAAAAAAGTTGGAACGACAGAGAAAATAGAAAATTATCTTTTAAAAAATATAGATCAAAATTCATATGAGGTAATTGATGCAAAAGGAAAATGTATACTGCCAGGATTTGTAGATTCCCATACTCATTTTATTTTTGCGGGTTATAGGGAAGATGAATTTATAAAGAGATTAGAAGGAAAAGAATATCTTGAGATTTTAAAATGTGGAGGCGGAATTCAAAGCACAGTAAAAGATACAAGGAAAATATCTTTTGATGAATTATATAATCTTGGAAAAGAAAGACTTAAAAGCATGATTTCTCAAGGGATAACAACAGTTGAAGGAAAAAGTGGTTATGGGCTTGATTTAAAAAATGAAATAAAACAGCTTAAGGTTATGAAAAAATTAGATGAGGATATGCCTATAGATATAATATCGACATATCTTGGAGCGCATGCAGTTCCAGAGGAATTTAAAGATAATGAATCAGGATATATTGATTACATTATTAATGAAGTATTAGATAAGGTAAGAAAAGAAAATATAGCTAAATTTTGTGATGTATTTTGTGAAAAGGGTGTATTTTCATATAAAGAATCAAAGAGACTTCTAGAAGAAGCGTCAAAAAGAGGTTTTGATTTAAAAATACATGCTGATGAAATTGAAAATATAAAAGGTGCAGAACTTGCTACAGAAGAAAAATGTGTTTCGGCAGATCATCTTCTTATGATATCAGATGAAGAAATTTTAATGATGAGTAAAAGTAATACAGTTGCAACACTTCTTCCATGTACAGCTTTTTGTTTAAATAAACCTTTTGCACCAGCTAGAAAAATTATAGATAATAATTGTGCAGTAGCCCTTGCAAGTGATTTCAATCCAGGAAGTTGTTTTTCAAATTCAATTCCTCTTATATTTGCACTTGCAGTAATTCATATGAAGATGACAATAGAAGAAGCGATAATGGCACTTACTTTAAATGGTGCAGCTGCACTTAATATGGCTGATACAATAGGTTCAATTGAAGAGGGAAAAAAAGCCGATCTTACAATAATTAAGTATCCTAACTATAAATTTTTAGTATATAATACGGGTGTTAATATTATTGAAAAAGTATTAAAGGATGGAAGAGTTATTTATGAAATATAA
- a CDS encoding HutD family protein produces MKYKIIKKEDYDVINWSGGTTTQLYIYPEDSEYKKRDFYFRISSATVEDEKSEFTYLPDINRKLMILSGNIEITHNKSEKKKMKQYDIDSFSGEDYTVSYGKAKDFNLMMKSCYNGNIEHISINPESEHVLNLNIKKKRNIINCIYNIKNKILFYVDDEIVELNEKETLIIEIDKPMNSRLRLLNPDASQSELVLSSIYGFN; encoded by the coding sequence ATGAAATATAAAATTATAAAAAAAGAAGATTATGATGTTATAAATTGGTCAGGTGGAACAACTACACAGCTTTATATATATCCTGAAGATTCAGAATATAAAAAGAGAGATTTTTATTTTAGAATAAGCAGTGCTACAGTTGAAGATGAAAAATCAGAATTTACATATCTTCCAGATATAAATAGAAAACTTATGATATTATCAGGAAATATAGAGATTACACACAATAAATCTGAAAAGAAAAAAATGAAACAATATGATATTGATAGTTTTAGTGGGGAAGATTATACAGTAAGTTATGGAAAAGCTAAAGATTTTAATTTGATGATGAAAAGTTGTTATAATGGAAATATTGAACATATATCGATTAATCCAGAATCAGAACATGTTTTAAATCTTAATATTAAGAAAAAAAGAAATATAATAAATTGTATATATAATATTAAAAATAAAATTCTATTTTATGTTGATGATGAGATTGTGGAGCTTAACGAAAAAGAGACACTTATAATAGAAATAGATAAGCCTATGAATTCTAGACTTCGTTTGTTAAATCCAGATGCTAGTCAAAGTGAACTTGTATTATCTTCAATATATGGATTTAATTAA
- a CDS encoding PspC domain-containing protein, producing the protein MKHKLYKDRQNKKLCGVCAGIAEYFNIDPSIVRILFFIGAWFYGIFLILYIACAVVLPNKDNDLLY; encoded by the coding sequence ATGAAACATAAATTATATAAAGATAGACAAAATAAAAAACTCTGCGGTGTCTGTGCAGGAATTGCAGAATATTTTAATATAGATCCAAGTATAGTTAGAATTCTATTCTTCATAGGTGCATGGTTTTATGGTATATTCCTAATACTATATATAGCATGTGCAGTAGTCCTTCCTAATAAAGACAACGATCTTCTATACTAA
- a CDS encoding MBL fold metallo-hydrolase — protein sequence MSILKIKDNTYCFKVKSSLIPFYKINDRDIIMLDTGFKEERDDIENELKKNSLKVSGIINSHAHIDHIGNNSYFKEKYDCIIAMPAYEAFICSSEMNLKLYYRNETMRFIKKYFKHMVCKTDFIIKESEDMIILCKIPFKILHTPGHSPSHICITTPDNVSYLGDAVISDDLMKNFKIPYSYILSEDMKSKAKLYDLKSDRYVVAHKGVYDDITNLIDKNIDYYEKKAFDIYSVINKPMTIEEVLKAVSEKFFIRLDDVNRYNLIKRMIKSYLDYLYEIQRIKIINEDGIFKFSI from the coding sequence TTGAGTATATTAAAAATAAAGGATAATACATATTGTTTTAAGGTAAAAAGTAGCCTTATACCATTTTATAAAATTAATGATAGAGATATTATAATGCTTGATACAGGGTTTAAAGAAGAACGAGATGATATAGAAAATGAGCTAAAGAAAAATTCTCTTAAAGTTTCTGGAATAATAAATAGTCATGCTCATATAGATCATATAGGAAATAATTCATATTTTAAAGAAAAGTATGATTGTATAATTGCGATGCCTGCATATGAAGCATTTATATGTAGCTCTGAGATGAATTTGAAACTTTATTATAGAAATGAAACAATGAGATTTATAAAAAAATATTTTAAACATATGGTATGCAAGACAGATTTTATTATAAAAGAATCGGAAGATATGATTATTCTATGCAAAATACCGTTTAAAATTCTTCATACTCCAGGACATAGTCCTTCACATATATGTATAACGACTCCGGATAATGTATCATATTTGGGAGATGCAGTTATAAGTGATGATCTTATGAAAAATTTCAAGATACCATATTCGTATATATTAAGTGAGGATATGAAAAGCAAAGCAAAACTTTATGATTTAAAATCAGATAGATATGTAGTTGCACATAAAGGAGTTTATGATGATATAACAAATCTTATTGATAAGAATATTGATTATTATGAGAAAAAAGCATTTGATATATATAGTGTAATAAATAAACCTATGACGATTGAAGAAGTCCTTAAAGCTGTTTCTGAAAAGTTTTTTATAAGGCTTGATGATGTAAACAGATATAACTTAATAAAGAGGATGATAAAATCATATCTTGATTATTTATATGAAATTCAAAGGATAAAGATAATAAATGAGGATGGCATATTTAAATTTTCAATATAA
- the cas6 gene encoding CRISPR-associated endoribonuclease Cas6: protein MKIFEISMKVFLMRDIDSTDSLFKIGQFIDNGICQDKQLLELHNKNKFKNYCFCSFYPLEKDRVYKKNNNYTIKIRTVDKNLAEYFNDKLVNHFNNDIKGLTSTIKILPKKYIEKIYSITPAVLKTNEGYWRGNFSVDDFEKRTKENLIKKYNSLMNTKIDENFDLCTAIKFDNKKPVSINYKGKKMLGDKVSIQISDNKMAQNLAYMSLGTGILEMNARGLGYMNFRWI from the coding sequence ATGAAAATATTTGAAATATCTATGAAGGTTTTTTTAATGAGAGATATAGATTCAACAGATTCACTCTTTAAGATAGGGCAATTCATTGATAATGGGATATGTCAAGATAAGCAGTTATTAGAGTTACATAATAAAAATAAATTTAAAAATTATTGCTTTTGTTCATTTTACCCATTAGAGAAAGATAGAGTTTATAAGAAAAATAACAATTATACAATAAAAATAAGAACAGTAGATAAGAATCTAGCAGAATATTTTAATGATAAGCTAGTTAATCATTTTAATAATGATATCAAAGGCTTAACATCAACTATAAAAATATTACCTAAAAAGTATATAGAAAAGATTTATTCAATAACTCCAGCAGTTTTGAAAACTAATGAAGGATATTGGAGGGGAAATTTTTCTGTAGATGATTTTGAAAAAAGAACAAAAGAAAATCTAATAAAGAAGTATAATTCTTTAATGAATACAAAGATAGATGAAAATTTTGATCTTTGCACAGCCATAAAATTTGATAATAAAAAACCAGTATCAATAAATTATAAGGGCAAAAAAATGCTTGGTGATAAAGTTTCTATACAAATAAGTGATAATAAAATGGCTCAAAATTTAGCTTACATGAGTTTAGGAACAGGCATTTTAGAGATGAACGCAAGAGGATTAGGGTATATGAATTTTAGATGGATATAG
- a CDS encoding TatD family hydrolase — protein sequence MIIDTHTHIGTIAKFNMPKDMLIKSMDKYNIDYALISNIEGAEFDEYQKPIPKEFQHSQKEINESAIEFARQYKDRIGVCMWTKPSTEGCTEEFENMIIENRDIVYGIKFHPYHSKIAFDSPKVEEYMYLAEKYNLPVVVHTDKGPHASPYKVYKMALKHPNIKFVMVHMGLETDNEEAIDLISKLPNLYGDTTWVKPENALKMIKKCGIDKLLFGTDSPIDGEDTYANKYYQSYFNDFKNELSAEDYDKLMYKNAIKLFNLPIVDKDV from the coding sequence ATGATTATAGATACGCATACACATATAGGAACAATTGCTAAATTTAATATGCCAAAGGATATGCTTATTAAATCTATGGATAAGTACAATATTGATTATGCACTTATATCGAATATAGAAGGTGCTGAGTTTGACGAATATCAAAAACCAATTCCAAAAGAATTTCAACATTCACAGAAAGAAATAAATGAGTCAGCAATAGAATTTGCAAGACAATATAAAGATAGAATTGGAGTCTGTATGTGGACAAAGCCAAGTACAGAAGGATGCACAGAAGAATTTGAAAATATGATTATAGAAAATAGAGATATTGTTTATGGAATTAAGTTTCATCCATATCACTCTAAAATTGCTTTTGATTCTCCTAAGGTAGAGGAGTATATGTATCTTGCTGAAAAGTATAATTTACCTGTAGTTGTTCACACAGATAAAGGACCTCATGCTAGTCCATACAAGGTATATAAAATGGCATTAAAGCATCCAAACATAAAGTTTGTTATGGTTCATATGGGACTTGAAACCGATAATGAAGAGGCAATTGACCTTATTTCTAAACTTCCTAATTTATATGGTGATACAACATGGGTAAAACCAGAAAATGCACTAAAAATGATAAAAAAGTGCGGTATAGACAAGCTTTTATTTGGAACTGACAGCCCCATTGATGGGGAGGATACTTATGCAAATAAATATTATCAGTCTTATTTTAATGATTTTAAAAATGAATTATCAGCTGAAGATTATGATAAATTAATGTATAAAAACGCAATAAAGTTATTTAACTTGCCAATAGTAGATAAAGACGTTTAA
- a CDS encoding alpha/beta fold hydrolase, which yields MKILFITFIFLISIISLLLIIRMIAKTFIKLNYSKDKEIFLEKEVVLGGIKQTILLEGKNKNLPIMIMFHGGPWGPIVYGESYRGFYPKLSNNCILVWWDQYGCGKNYVKDISQNITVYTFADMAVDLVLEIEKLFPKNKIYLNGSSFGSYLSTYAASKLENKISGIINWGPIVNMKSSTNNFFMACKDKLTDKEKRKLESYKNADYITYEIELENLAEKYTNCAHYKGKDGKDSLTLKWLLRLFISPDYSLKDTLGVIKAFKTVGKTYLKMWNSLGEINIINLIEKLKIPILFLQGEEELFILSQNLEKIAKKHGNITYCKLPHSGHIPTYEAWSKMVDKMINFVHSSY from the coding sequence ATGAAAATTTTATTTATTACTTTTATTTTTTTAATTTCAATTATTTCATTATTATTAATTATAAGAATGATTGCAAAAACATTTATTAAATTGAATTATTCTAAAGATAAAGAAATATTTTTAGAAAAAGAAGTTGTTTTAGGCGGGATAAAACAGACAATTCTTCTTGAAGGGAAAAATAAGAATCTTCCTATAATGATAATGTTTCATGGTGGTCCATGGGGACCTATTGTCTATGGAGAAAGTTATAGAGGTTTTTATCCTAAATTATCAAATAACTGCATTTTAGTTTGGTGGGATCAATATGGATGTGGAAAAAATTATGTAAAAGATATAAGTCAGAATATTACCGTTTATACATTTGCTGATATGGCTGTAGACTTAGTTTTAGAAATAGAAAAACTCTTTCCAAAAAATAAAATATATCTAAATGGAAGTTCTTTTGGATCTTATTTATCAACATACGCAGCTTCTAAACTTGAAAATAAAATATCTGGAATTATTAATTGGGGACCAATTGTCAATATGAAATCAAGCACTAATAATTTTTTCATGGCTTGCAAGGACAAGCTGACAGATAAGGAAAAAAGAAAGCTTGAATCATATAAAAATGCAGATTATATTACATATGAAATAGAGCTAGAAAACTTAGCAGAAAAATATACAAATTGTGCCCACTACAAAGGGAAAGATGGAAAAGATTCGTTAACATTAAAATGGCTTCTCCGTTTATTTATTTCACCAGATTATTCATTAAAAGACACTTTAGGAGTAATAAAAGCCTTTAAAACAGTCGGTAAAACTTATCTTAAAATGTGGAATAGTCTTGGAGAAATAAATATCATTAATCTAATAGAAAAGCTTAAAATTCCTATTCTATTTCTTCAAGGAGAGGAAGAACTATTTATACTTTCTCAAAATCTTGAGAAAATAGCAAAAAAGCATGGTAACATAACATATTGTAAACTACCCCATTCTGGACACATCCCTACTTATGAAGCATGGAGCAAAATGGTAGATAAAATGATTAATTTTGTTCATAGCTCTTATTAA
- a CDS encoding AraC family transcriptional regulator, giving the protein MVHKNIPLQCIGIEFLPKYYNEFLSDKFSDEYINARSALTNINKENAFPEMVFLLSQIINYKGSGICAKLFYYGKVSEAMSLIYEKYRHDEKTYSTLSQIDIENLQITAKYINDNCSDTLSLPKLCKIACMGTTKFKKSFKELYHCTATEYIQYCRIKKSEHLLSNTDLTIGEISKMIGYKSASRFSELFKKISGLCPIEYRRL; this is encoded by the coding sequence TTGGTACATAAAAATATTCCTCTACAATGCATTGGAATAGAATTTCTACCAAAATACTATAATGAATTTTTATCAGATAAATTTTCAGATGAATATATAAACGCTAGATCAGCTCTAACAAATATTAATAAAGAAAATGCTTTTCCAGAGATGGTTTTTCTTTTATCTCAAATTATAAATTACAAAGGTAGCGGTATCTGTGCTAAATTATTTTATTATGGCAAAGTTTCAGAAGCAATGTCACTTATATATGAAAAATATAGACATGATGAAAAAACTTACTCAACTCTTTCTCAAATAGATATAGAGAATTTACAAATTACAGCTAAATATATAAATGATAATTGTTCAGATACATTATCATTACCAAAGCTATGTAAAATAGCATGCATGGGCACTACAAAATTCAAAAAATCTTTTAAAGAATTGTACCACTGCACAGCTACTGAATATATACAGTACTGCCGAATAAAAAAATCCGAACATCTTTTATCAAATACAGATTTAACAATAGGTGAAATTTCTAAAATGATAGGATATAAAAGTGCTAGTAGATTTTCAGAACTTTTTAAAAAAATTTCTGGTTTATGCCCTATTGAATATAGACGTTTATAA
- a CDS encoding AAA family ATPase → MDYISRYGMDFNPFIKNSKEIVVETSDYKEVICRLNYLLNNKGFGILTGGPGRGKTTIIRNWSNSLNSSLYKVIYSSLSTLTVAEFYKNMAAQLGLEPMCRKIDNFKIIQNEITRYSVEKRITPVIIIDEANYVSNGILNDLKMLFNFDMDSRDRAIVLLVGLPQLNNTMRLVANEPLRQRITMNYNLDNLTKSETKDYILAKLTGAKCNTDIFDDTALEAIANASNGVPRIVNKICDSSLMIGNTKNMNTIDSDIIMLAVNETELG, encoded by the coding sequence ATGGATTATATAAGTAGATATGGAATGGATTTTAATCCGTTTATAAAAAATTCTAAGGAAATAGTAGTAGAAACTTCTGACTATAAAGAAGTTATTTGTAGACTTAATTATTTACTTAATAATAAAGGTTTCGGAATCCTGACCGGAGGTCCAGGGCGAGGTAAAACTACAATAATAAGAAACTGGTCTAATAGCCTTAATTCATCACTTTATAAAGTTATTTATAGTTCCCTTTCTACACTTACTGTTGCAGAATTTTATAAAAATATGGCTGCCCAGCTTGGACTAGAGCCAATGTGCAGAAAAATTGATAATTTCAAAATTATCCAAAATGAAATAACTAGATATTCAGTTGAAAAACGTATAACTCCTGTAATAATTATTGATGAAGCTAATTATGTAAGTAATGGAATACTTAATGATTTAAAAATGCTTTTTAATTTTGACATGGATTCAAGAGATCGTGCAATAGTACTTCTTGTGGGGCTTCCTCAGTTAAATAATACCATGAGGCTAGTTGCTAATGAGCCTTTAAGACAACGTATAACAATGAATTATAATTTAGATAATCTCACAAAATCAGAAACTAAAGACTATATATTAGCAAAGCTTACTGGTGCTAAATGTAATACTGATATTTTTGATGATACCGCTCTTGAAGCAATTGCTAACGCTTCGAACGGAGTTCCTAGAATTGTTAATAAAATCTGTGATTCTAGCCTTATGATAGGCAATACAAAAAATATGAATACAATTGATAGTGACATAATAATGCTTGCTGTTAATGAAACTGAACTTGGATAA
- a CDS encoding DDE-type integrase/transposase/recombinase, whose amino-acid sequence MDEKTRKEIALFRYGILAPLISGTYDENKSVKQFFRDAAGKVYQTPDGEDTKVAAATLERWYYNYKNKGFEALIPVKRCDTGRTRKLDSDITEQIKYLKQEYPRIPATLIYQKLINNGTIVKGDISLSTINRYVNVLKLENKYSKNKDMKRYERAHINEVWCGDSSVGPYLKVDGKKKRVYIIALIDDASRYITGIDVFFNDNFVNLMSVLKSAVTRFGKPKILNFDNGASYKNKQMELLAARIGTTISYCAPYTPQSKAKIERWFRTLKDQWMSQLNMNDFNNLDELRISLISYVNSYNQHIHSSLDGLSPQDRFFKESHMIKRLTDEQIETSFLLEYERRVSADNVVMIDETEYEVDYRYSKQRITLRYSPDLSKIYVVDKNTSELTEIKLLNKHDNSVIKREKIKLTGGQE is encoded by the coding sequence ATGGACGAAAAAACTAGAAAAGAAATAGCACTTTTCAGGTACGGAATCTTGGCTCCTCTGATAAGTGGTACTTATGATGAAAATAAAAGTGTTAAACAATTTTTCCGAGATGCCGCAGGCAAAGTATATCAGACTCCAGATGGTGAAGATACTAAGGTAGCTGCTGCTACTCTTGAACGTTGGTATTACAATTACAAGAATAAGGGCTTTGAGGCACTCATACCTGTAAAACGATGCGACACTGGAAGAACACGTAAATTAGATTCTGATATTACAGAACAGATTAAATATTTAAAACAAGAATATCCAAGAATCCCAGCAACACTTATCTATCAAAAGCTTATTAACAATGGAACTATTGTTAAAGGAGATATTTCACTTTCAACAATTAATAGGTATGTTAATGTTCTTAAGCTTGAGAATAAATATTCTAAAAATAAAGATATGAAAAGATATGAGCGTGCTCATATAAATGAAGTATGGTGTGGTGACAGCAGCGTTGGACCTTATTTGAAGGTAGATGGTAAAAAGAAACGCGTTTACATAATAGCACTTATTGATGATGCTTCAAGATACATAACAGGAATAGATGTATTTTTTAATGATAATTTTGTAAATCTTATGTCTGTTTTAAAATCTGCTGTTACACGATTCGGGAAACCTAAAATCTTAAACTTTGATAATGGTGCTTCATATAAGAACAAGCAAATGGAACTTTTAGCAGCTAGAATAGGTACAACTATTAGTTATTGTGCACCCTATACCCCACAATCAAAAGCTAAAATTGAAAGGTGGTTTCGTACATTAAAAGATCAATGGATGTCCCAGCTTAATATGAATGATTTTAATAATTTAGATGAACTTAGGATAAGCCTTATTTCATATGTTAATAGCTATAATCAGCATATACATTCTTCTCTAGATGGACTATCTCCACAGGACAGGTTTTTCAAGGAATCTCACATGATTAAAAGGCTTACAGATGAACAAATTGAAACTTCCTTTTTACTTGAATATGAAAGAAGAGTATCAGCCGATAACGTAGTTATGATAGATGAAACAGAATATGAAGTTGATTATAGATACTCAAAACAAAGAATAACCCTAAGATATTCACCTGATTTAAGCAAAATTTATGTAGTTGATAAAAACACTTCTGAACTTACAGAAATAAAGCTTTTAAATAAGCATGATAATTCTGTTATAAAAAGGGAAAAAATAAAACTTACTGGAGGTCAAGAATAA